GTAATGACATTACTTAGTAGCAATAAGACCCACTGAATGGTTATATAAGGTCCTAAACTATAGACAAAGGCATGTACTGTTTGTCTAAAGGTTGCTTCCCCTTCAGTAATGGTCGTAATCAAATAAGTGAATACGACAACGAAGAAACTCACCACCACAAAAATCAAAATATCTTGCGGAAGACTATACTGTCCATCTTGTACGGTAGTAAAAATAAACCCTGTGAAATATTTATTAACAATAAATGTGAAAATCGCAAACAGATAAATGATGAGTGTCGACCAATTACTTGTCTTTTTCTCATATTGAATGCCATAAGCTCCATCAATCGGATGTCTCATAAAATAAAAGACATAGCTTAGTTGTTGGATTAACTTCAATCCCCTAAACTTACGATAACCACGTCCAAAGGCTGTATCCTTCAAATACTTTTCGTAGATCCAGCGATAGACACGATATAAAACAAACAACATAATGATAATAAATATCATCAAAATAATGTTTTCACGTAACCAAACATTTCTAACTTCCCAATAAGCATCTGAATAACCTCTTGTATTTTTAGCACTTCTAAAAGAGGTCATAGCATTTTCAAAATCTTCATCTCTAAAATAAGCTTCGCCAAGCCCTAAGTAAGCAAAGTCAAATTGAGCATTCATCTTGATGATTTCATCCCAATATGCTTTACTTTCTGTATAACGTCCATTTTGATACAAATCTAAAGCATGATGTAAGGTGTTGGTAAATTCTGTGGGTTGAAAGACTTCAATTTTGTTATTGAGTTGATCCAATGTATAAATTCTTCCATTATCATCCACATCAATGCCTACCCCTCGGCTGATTAAACCAGCTCGTTGGTATCCAACATCTGGTCCTGAAAAGAGGAATAAGAACTCACCCTCAGAAGTATATTCATAAATATAACCATTTTCAGCTAAGACGTAGATATTCTCATAATTACCTATAGCAACACTGCTTGGATAAGGAATATAGTTGGGATCGAGTAAGTTCAATCCTCCCATATTCAATTTTTTTAACACATCATTGATACTTTCATTTGCTGTTACGGTATAGAGCAATCCACGGTCATCAATTGATAAATTAGTTGCAGTATTAGGTGCCGAATCTAACATTCTATCCAATTGTTCATCCGTAAAAATGATTTTTCTAAAACGCGTCATTAATGATTCGACAGTTGAATTCGGTGCAAAGTAACCAAGAAACTCGCCTTCTGTTTGGGCATTCAACATAATAATCCCATTATTATTACCTCTAGAAATTACATAAACATTTTCACGATCATCGACTGCAATTTTTAGCGGATAGAACGGTGTATTAATCCCGTAAGATGGAGCATCAGGTCGTTCAAAGATATGTTCCTCATTACCCTGTGCATCGAAAACAAAAATCTTCCCAGCGGTATCATCTGCTACAAACAATTTGCCTTCATCCGTAACAAAAATACCAACCGGTGTAGCAAACTGATCATGTGTAATTTCACTAACAAAATCCCCTTGGAAATCCAAGACAACAATCCGTCGATTATTAGTATCGGCTATGTATAGCATTTCATCTGGACCAATTTTTAAGTCTGAGGGATTCCGAAAACCAACACCCTCAGTAATCGTAAACGAATCAACTGGCTCATAACCCGTTTGTGTTTCAACGTAATCGTTATAACCATTTTGGGTATAAGTTCGATAGGCAGTTTCGGCACGCACTAAGGTTGGTAGAATCAAATTAACTAATGTTAATACAGCGATAATAATGATACTTAAATTTTTAAACGGTTGACCTTTAGTATGCTTCATTGACTCACCTACTTAATTCCAGAATGACTCATCGTATTCATAACATTACTTTGAAGAATGATGAATAGGACTAAGTTAGGAATGAACATTATTAACGATGATGCTGCGGCAATCCCTTGGCCAACAACCATATTAGTTTGTGAAGCAAAAGTACTTAGATAAAAGGCTAAAGTTCTCATTGAATCACTTGTTATAAACAATTGAGACGTTTCTAAATTATTCCAAACTGCTTGGAATACTAACAAAGCTGCCGTTGCGATAGCCGGTTTGATTAGTGGCATAATTACTTTCCAATAGACGGTCCATTCACTGGCGCCATCAATGACACTGGCTTCAATCAACTCATCAGGGACTTGATCGATAAATTGTTTGATTAAAAATAACCCAATTGGCATAGCTAATACTGGCAAGATATGCGCTAAATACGAATTTTCAATTCCCAGTACTGTAATGATGATGTAGCGCGGTATGGTTACCGCAGTAGGCACAAACATTAAAGCAGCGTTATTTATTTCAAGACCAATCTTTTTCCCACGGAATTTCTTTTTAGAAAGGGCATAAGCTGCCATTGATGATAGTAAAATTGAAACTACCACAACGATAATCGTCACTAATAAACTATTAAACAAATATCGGCTAATTGGAATATTGGATATTTGCGATACTTTGAGTAAGTTCCGGAAGTTATCTAAACTTGGATTTTTTACAATAAATGTCGGCGGAAAGGCAAAGAGCTCTCCAATCGGTTTAAAGGCGTGATTAAAAATAAATATCAACGGTAAAATCATAAAAGCAACGAAGGGAGCTAATATGATATAAAATTTAATTTGACTACGATCAAATTTTTTCGGGTTAATCCCTACTTTTCTATAAGCCATAATAGTCTCCTTTCTTAATCAGACTCTGAGAATAGACGTTTAGCGATATAACTAAATAGATAAATAATTATCAAAAGAATAACCGAAACGGCTGCGGCATATCCCATTTCATAGCGTTGGAAACCATAATCATCGATATGGTTAACAATTAGCTGTCCTGCATAAGACCCTGTTACGGGGTTTGACCCAGTCAATTGAACTCCAATAAGACCGTTAGAGAAGGCACCTACAATGGACATTACAGCTCCAAATAACATTTGTGGTTTCATAGATGGGATAGTGATGTAAATTAACTCTTGAAATCTATTGCTTACACCATCAATAGCAGCGGCTTCGTATAGTTCACGATCACCGTTTAAAACGCCAGCCATCATAGCTAAGAATCCTACCCCCATACTTCCCCACAAGGCAACAATAATCATGATAGGTAAAATAAAACGTGAATCAGTGGTCCAAATGATTGGTTCATTAATGAAACCAAACTGCATGAGTATTCCATTGAGGTATCCCGATTCATTACCACTAAAGATGATTCGCCAGACAACTGTCATAGCAACGCCGGCAGTCATTGATGGTGAGTAAAATATTAAGGCTAATATAGTTCTTGGTACTCGTGTTAATTGTGCCAAAATCCAAGCTAATAAGAAGCCTAATACATATCCTCCAGGACCAACAATAAGTGAGAATATAATCGTGTTTGGTAAGACATATTGCATAAATATTTCATCTTGAGTGAGTAAATTAATATAGTTTAAAAAGCCCACAAAACCAGGAAATTCAATCGAGTTAAAGTTGGTAAACGATAAAGTAATAGCTAAAATAATCGGTACGATAATAAAGATTGAGAACAAGATGGCATAAGGTAAAATAAACTTATAGGCAGTCCGTTCTTGTCTTTTTTCAAGCGAAACTGTACGTTCCATTAATTGTCCTCCTCCCTAATTGCAGCTGCTGGATCTATTTCTGGTAATGGATAAGGTTCTGCCCACTGACCATCTTGGATATAGCCAAATTCTTCCAATTTTCTTAAGATTTCACGATTTATCCGTTTAATGGACAAATCGGCTGAACGTCTTAAGTTTTCTCCATCTACAACCACAGAGGTATATAAACGACTAACTTCACGTTCAATCATGTAGCCTCCTAAAACACGTGGAACTTCAGCAATCCATTCAGATTGTTCTAAAATGACTTGCTTATGTTTAGTTGACCAAGGTAATTGTTCAAAGGCAGTTAAGTTAGCGGTATTCCACATATACTCTTGTCCAAAAGTTGTTTGTAAGGTATTTCCAAATTGAACTTGAATCTCAGCTGAATGCCACCATTTTAAAAACTCCCATGCTTCATCCTTCATTTCACTATTAGAGAACATGATGGAACTTTCTGCTCCACCTGATGTCCATCGTTCTACTACCCCATCTTCATTTTCGACTCCAGGTGTCAGAGCAATTTCCCATAAATTTGCAATCTCAGGTGCTGCATTAAGTAGTAAATTGTAGTTTCCATAATCTGAAATACCAATTGGAATTGTTCCATCTCTAAATTGTTGATAAAAACTTGGAACATCCACTGGCATACTGTAAATGGTAAACAAATCAGTTAAATCACGAACACCTGATAACGTTTCTTCTGTTGCTAAACCCGTTCTTAAGATATCTTCAGTGAAGAAATTCCCTCCACTTTGATAAACCAAAGGCATAGTCCACGGGAATATTTTAAAGGCAGTTCCTAGCGTTGCCGTTGGGTAGAACATGTTCATTCCTCGTTGATTTAAGGCTGGCAACATATTAACAACATCTTCCATCGTTTCTGGCACAGGTAAGGCGAGTGATTCCAGAACATCCCTACGATAAAATAAAACGTAAAAGTTCATCGTTTCTGGTAAGGCATAGCTTTCCTCTCCAATTGATGCTGGTATCAATAAATTTGGTGCGTAATCAGCAACAACTTCATCATATCCTTCATAACTTGAAAGTTCTTCCAATGCCCCTCTGATAGCTAAATCAAACGGCACAGCATAACCCACTCCTAAAGCTACATCGGGCTCATTTCCAGCACTGTTGGCAAGGATTAATTTATTTTGATCTGGCATAATCGATAAATCGACTGCAATACCTGTTTGAGCAGTAAAGCTTTGATCAATCATTTGTTGCATAATTTCAATATATTGTCTTGGTCGATTAACCCACACTTGTAAGTTGTCAGAGTTAACTTTTACTTCATAGTCTTGTTCACCGAAAGTTTGTAAAAAGCGTGAAACAGAATTCCCCGCTCTTTGCATAAAATTCAAATGATCTATTCTTGGTGCTTGCGCTTGATGTAAAATAATTTGATCAATTGATACGCCATTATTATTTGACGTTTGAATTAAGGTAGCGAGCTGAGCCGTGACAGATGAGCCACCCTTGGCTAATTCATTCCAACGATTTGGAATACGTCGTGGTTCATTACCTAAATTTTCTAATTGCTTACGAGCAATGTCTAATTGTTGAAAAGCACCGGGTACGACATCTGTTTGACCAAGTTCTTTAACCGTTTCAATCATTCCTTCAAGTTCAGATGACCAGCCTAAAATCATTTCTGGAATTCCTGGTAAATAATTGTCTAAATCAATGTCGCGACGTAAATCGATATTGGCTCCTAACAGATTTTCAATATTTAAGGATAATCCTTGGATTTCCAATACCATTTCCTCCAATCGTTGCATAACATTTTGTAATGGACTCATGGTAATTGACAGACTAATTTCTTGCGTTCCAGCTTCTAAATATACTGGCACAGCTTGATGGGTCTCTGGATGTTGCATCGTGTAAATTTGATAAGATGAACTATATGGAATTTGTTGATTTAAAAAACTTTCTGATGGATACTGTCCATTGATTGTTACATTTAAATAGACAGGAAAATCAGGTTTAACGTCTTGTTGATAATGTAAACTGATATAATAATAACCATTTTCAGGAACATCAACGTGATAAGTTACCGTGTCACCTGCTTGTTTAAATGACGCACCATCTAAATAATTCAAAACTCTTGAAGTTGCATTATAGGGTGTTAAAGCATCATTAAAAGCCGCTGCTGGTCGGATGGATGAGTCGCTTTGAGAAACTATGCTCTCACCTTGAATAATTATATTCGCATTACCTTCTGGTGTTTGGGTACTATCACTCGCTAAGTTCATTGAAGGAATTTCAGCTTCATTTAATAGATGTATCCGCTTGAATTTTAAAGCACCTTCGGTACTCGTAAACTTAATGGTATTACTACCTCTATTTAATTGAATAACGAAGGGATGATCATAGTAGCCATTTCTTGCTGTTAGGTATCCAATTTGATCAGCAACTACTTTTTTTACTTCCGGCGCAATTTC
This window of the Fundicoccus culcitae genome carries:
- a CDS encoding carbohydrate ABC transporter permease, whose product is MAYRKVGINPKKFDRSQIKFYIILAPFVAFMILPLIFIFNHAFKPIGELFAFPPTFIVKNPSLDNFRNLLKVSQISNIPISRYLFNSLLVTIIVVVVSILLSSMAAYALSKKKFRGKKIGLEINNAALMFVPTAVTIPRYIIITVLGIENSYLAHILPVLAMPIGLFLIKQFIDQVPDELIEASVIDGASEWTVYWKVIMPLIKPAIATAALLVFQAVWNNLETSQLFITSDSMRTLAFYLSTFASQTNMVVGQGIAAASSLIMFIPNLVLFIILQSNVMNTMSHSGIK
- a CDS encoding carbohydrate ABC transporter permease — its product is MERTVSLEKRQERTAYKFILPYAILFSIFIIVPIILAITLSFTNFNSIEFPGFVGFLNYINLLTQDEIFMQYVLPNTIIFSLIVGPGGYVLGFLLAWILAQLTRVPRTILALIFYSPSMTAGVAMTVVWRIIFSGNESGYLNGILMQFGFINEPIIWTTDSRFILPIMIIVALWGSMGVGFLAMMAGVLNGDRELYEAAAIDGVSNRFQELIYITIPSMKPQMLFGAVMSIVGAFSNGLIGVQLTGSNPVTGSYAGQLIVNHIDDYGFQRYEMGYAAAVSVILLIIIYLFSYIAKRLFSESD
- a CDS encoding extracellular solute-binding protein, producing MRVFNAIKITMILVIVTILAASTMVTPLIVSAQINANTLPLYNAYLEEAMQNNVEIYDGESITIELAELDDISVDALQGEYLELDNLGELQFDFEAPEDGLYYFVLEYLDDKESILPTTVMMEVNGESQYQEMQNIAFSGLWSRVGDIVVDRYGNEIAPEVKKVVADQIGYLTARNGYYDHPFVIQLNRGSNTIKFTSTEGALKFKRIHLLNEAEIPSMNLASDSTQTPEGNANIIIQGESIVSQSDSSIRPAAAFNDALTPYNATSRVLNYLDGASFKQAGDTVTYHVDVPENGYYYISLHYQQDVKPDFPVYLNVTINGQYPSESFLNQQIPYSSSYQIYTMQHPETHQAVPVYLEAGTQEISLSITMSPLQNVMQRLEEMVLEIQGLSLNIENLLGANIDLRRDIDLDNYLPGIPEMILGWSSELEGMIETVKELGQTDVVPGAFQQLDIARKQLENLGNEPRRIPNRWNELAKGGSSVTAQLATLIQTSNNNGVSIDQIILHQAQAPRIDHLNFMQRAGNSVSRFLQTFGEQDYEVKVNSDNLQVWVNRPRQYIEIMQQMIDQSFTAQTGIAVDLSIMPDQNKLILANSAGNEPDVALGVGYAVPFDLAIRGALEELSSYEGYDEVVADYAPNLLIPASIGEESYALPETMNFYVLFYRRDVLESLALPVPETMEDVVNMLPALNQRGMNMFYPTATLGTAFKIFPWTMPLVYQSGGNFFTEDILRTGLATEETLSGVRDLTDLFTIYSMPVDVPSFYQQFRDGTIPIGISDYGNYNLLLNAAPEIANLWEIALTPGVENEDGVVERWTSGGAESSIMFSNSEMKDEAWEFLKWWHSAEIQVQFGNTLQTTFGQEYMWNTANLTAFEQLPWSTKHKQVILEQSEWIAEVPRVLGGYMIEREVSRLYTSVVVDGENLRRSADLSIKRINREILRKLEEFGYIQDGQWAEPYPLPEIDPAAAIREEDN